One part of the Deltaproteobacteria bacterium HGW-Deltaproteobacteria-4 genome encodes these proteins:
- a CDS encoding site-2 protease family protein, which produces MEDFFAKLSIMLVPALLAITAHEVAHGLVADHFGDPTARLLGRLTINPVKHLDLVGTITLLIFGFGWAKPVPVTFSNLRNPRRDMILVALGGPIANLLLATLCALGLHLLGMLSLQSRSLEAISLMLGFGLYVNLLLALFNLLPIPPLDGGRVLMGLLPPRQAYTLSRIEPFGFLLVIVLIYFTGLWKAVIAPMVNFLLVIFAGQQVVVVEQAMRFLFGR; this is translated from the coding sequence ATGGAAGACTTCTTTGCCAAACTCTCGATCATGCTCGTCCCGGCTTTGCTCGCGATCACTGCCCATGAGGTGGCGCACGGGCTGGTTGCCGACCACTTTGGCGATCCGACGGCACGGCTGCTCGGGCGCTTGACGATCAATCCGGTGAAACATCTTGATCTCGTCGGAACGATCACCCTGCTGATCTTCGGTTTTGGCTGGGCCAAGCCGGTACCGGTGACCTTCAGTAATCTGCGCAACCCCCGCCGCGACATGATTCTGGTGGCGCTCGGCGGTCCAATCGCCAACCTCCTGTTGGCGACGCTCTGCGCTCTGGGGCTGCATCTTCTCGGGATGCTGTCGCTGCAATCCCGTTCCCTCGAAGCGATTTCGCTGATGCTCGGATTTGGCCTGTATGTCAATCTCCTCCTTGCCCTCTTTAATCTGCTGCCGATACCCCCGCTGGATGGCGGACGGGTTCTGATGGGACTCCTTCCGCCCCGCCAGGCCTATACCTTGTCGCGGATTGAACCGTTCGGCTTTTTGCTGGTCATTGTCCTGATCTATTTTACCGGTTTATGGAAAGCGGTGATCGCGCCGATGGTGAATTTTCTCTTGGTGATCTTTGCCGGACAGCAGGTGGTGGTCGTGGAACAGGCGATGCGTTTTCTCTTTGGCCGTTGA